A genomic region of Bernardetia sp. ABR2-2B contains the following coding sequences:
- a CDS encoding DUF2723 domain-containing protein, with protein MGFNRLNTIVGWLIFLIATTVYVLTLENTASFWDCGEFIAVSYKLMAPHPPGAPFFLLVGRIFSLLAFGDVLEVAYWINMLSALCSSFSILFLFWTITMLARRIVRPTLQKVMDSNNEIDLKKGLEAQENDYTLAEKIMILGSGAIGALAYTFSDSFWFSAAEAEVYGMSSFFTAIVVWAIFKWERIDDERDSNRWLIFIAYLVGLSIGVHLLNLLALPALAYVYYFKKYKTESTLGWIMTFLAGTGIVVLITYGVIPGLPSIAAKFEILFINSFGLPFGSGALIFSIAFIAALIWGIFYSIKKQNVPLNTALLSFAFIMIGYSTYSLILIRSNANPPIDENNPEDVMTFVSYLKREQYGDRPLVYGRTFASERTGQEMGADIYRKGKEKYEAFDQKFTVTYDNAGNMLLPRIYSQSGNHPELYKQWLKLKDGERPNFADNINFLFSYQFGHMYFRYFMWNFAGRQSDDKEAGWLHPFEDLGKELPVDLATNKARDNFYMLPLILGILGFIFQASRDQKGWWITFLIFFIMGVGLVLYLNSPPVEPRERDYVYVGSFYAFSIWIGLGMLGIANFLKNHISGMAASSAALAIALVVPVIMGAKGWDNHNRTGRYLSVDQARNTLAACEPNAILFTGGDNDTFPLWYVQDVEGFRTDVRVAVLSYFATDWYADQMTSKVNDSPPIPISLEREDYIQGKNDYLMYIGNRDGSEDKNINAPVNLETYIELLKKEDPRVMVQLQDGSSTGKLLSKKFALAIDKQKVLSKGFIPKGKENRITDVMEFDIKGNNIYKNDLLLLDLIATNQWERPLYFNQTSANTINFNLREYLQMDGMVYRLMPIEAQNNGDLGEVNFEEMKKAVDAFQFRGMQTEGYYDDEYKKFGAQFRQVYFRLAQEYFERGDKEMAIKTLDEAFKQLPVMNVPYSYYEPYFVQLYHMAEADDKALALAEDISSRAMGNLNFVYEHNLNQFNYSDIIQRSSIQMRVLMSVYRQLDAMTTQEIQRLEAKKSIMQDEQKVIVDDDGNQIQVEFSDSDQTRLESLKKRRQLFTDAIQKYSAAGGMQ; from the coding sequence ATGGGTTTTAATCGTCTTAATACTATTGTAGGTTGGCTAATCTTTCTGATTGCTACTACTGTTTATGTACTTACACTTGAAAACACAGCTAGTTTTTGGGATTGTGGAGAGTTTATTGCTGTTTCCTATAAGTTAATGGCACCTCACCCTCCTGGTGCGCCTTTCTTTCTGCTTGTAGGGCGTATTTTTTCTCTTCTTGCTTTTGGAGATGTTTTGGAAGTGGCATATTGGATAAATATGCTCTCTGCGCTGTGTAGTAGTTTTTCTATTTTGTTTTTGTTTTGGACAATAACGATGCTTGCACGCCGTATTGTGCGCCCAACTTTACAAAAGGTAATGGATTCGAATAACGAAATAGACCTTAAAAAAGGCTTAGAAGCACAAGAAAATGATTATACACTTGCTGAAAAAATAATGATTTTGGGAAGTGGTGCTATTGGTGCATTAGCTTATACATTTTCAGATTCGTTTTGGTTTTCGGCAGCAGAAGCTGAGGTTTATGGAATGTCTTCATTTTTCACAGCCATTGTAGTATGGGCAATTTTTAAATGGGAACGCATAGACGATGAGCGAGACTCTAATCGTTGGCTTATTTTTATTGCTTATTTAGTAGGTCTTTCTATTGGTGTCCACCTTCTCAACTTACTTGCTCTTCCAGCTTTAGCATATGTTTATTATTTCAAAAAATACAAAACTGAAAGTACATTAGGTTGGATAATGACCTTTTTGGCAGGAACAGGAATTGTTGTTTTGATTACCTATGGCGTTATTCCAGGGCTACCTTCTATTGCAGCCAAATTTGAAATTCTTTTCATAAACTCATTTGGTCTTCCATTTGGCTCAGGAGCATTGATTTTTTCTATTGCTTTTATTGCTGCACTTATTTGGGGAATTTTTTATTCTATCAAAAAACAAAATGTACCTTTAAATACAGCACTTCTCTCATTTGCTTTTATAATGATAGGTTATAGCACGTATTCACTTATCTTGATTCGCTCAAATGCAAATCCTCCAATTGATGAGAACAATCCAGAAGATGTAATGACTTTTGTATCTTATTTAAAACGTGAACAATACGGCGACCGTCCACTTGTTTATGGAAGAACATTTGCCTCCGAACGCACAGGGCAAGAAATGGGAGCAGATATTTATCGTAAAGGAAAGGAAAAATACGAAGCCTTTGACCAAAAATTTACAGTTACTTATGATAATGCAGGGAATATGCTTTTGCCTCGTATTTACAGCCAAAGTGGAAACCATCCAGAACTCTATAAGCAATGGCTAAAATTAAAAGATGGAGAAAGACCAAACTTTGCTGATAACATCAATTTCTTGTTTAGTTATCAATTTGGGCATATGTATTTTAGGTATTTTATGTGGAATTTTGCAGGAAGACAAAGCGATGATAAAGAAGCAGGTTGGCTTCATCCTTTTGAAGATTTAGGCAAAGAACTACCTGTAGATTTGGCAACTAATAAGGCAAGAGATAATTTTTATATGTTACCTCTTATTTTAGGAATTTTAGGGTTTATTTTTCAAGCAAGTAGAGACCAAAAAGGTTGGTGGATTACATTTCTGATTTTCTTTATTATGGGAGTTGGTCTTGTTCTTTACCTCAACTCTCCTCCAGTCGAACCTCGTGAACGTGATTATGTATATGTAGGTTCATTTTATGCTTTTTCCATTTGGATAGGTTTGGGAATGCTTGGGATAGCTAATTTTCTCAAAAATCATATTTCTGGAATGGCAGCTTCTAGTGCTGCATTAGCTATTGCTCTTGTTGTTCCTGTTATTATGGGAGCAAAAGGATGGGATAATCACAATCGTACTGGACGTTATTTGTCTGTCGATCAAGCTAGAAATACACTAGCAGCGTGTGAGCCAAATGCTATCTTATTTACTGGTGGAGATAATGATACTTTCCCACTTTGGTATGTTCAAGATGTTGAAGGTTTCCGTACTGATGTTAGGGTAGCTGTTTTGAGTTATTTTGCAACAGATTGGTACGCAGACCAAATGACAAGTAAGGTAAACGATTCGCCTCCAATTCCTATTTCATTAGAAAGAGAAGATTATATCCAAGGAAAGAATGATTACTTGATGTATATCGGAAATAGAGACGGCTCAGAAGATAAAAATATCAATGCGCCTGTTAATCTTGAGACGTATATTGAGCTTCTTAAAAAAGAAGACCCTCGTGTAATGGTTCAGTTGCAAGATGGAAGCAGTACAGGAAAGCTTCTTTCTAAGAAATTTGCATTAGCAATTGATAAGCAAAAAGTTTTATCAAAAGGATTTATTCCTAAAGGAAAAGAAAATCGTATTACTGACGTAATGGAGTTTGATATTAAAGGAAATAATATTTATAAAAATGATCTTTTATTATTGGATTTGATAGCGACGAACCAATGGGAACGACCTCTATATTTCAACCAAACTTCTGCAAATACAATTAACTTTAATTTGAGAGAATATCTTCAAATGGATGGAATGGTTTATCGCTTGATGCCTATTGAAGCTCAAAATAATGGCGATTTGGGTGAAGTCAATTTTGAAGAAATGAAAAAGGCTGTTGATGCCTTCCAATTTAGAGGAATGCAAACAGAAGGCTATTACGATGACGAATACAAGAAATTTGGAGCGCAGTTCCGTCAAGTGTATTTCCGTTTGGCACAAGAGTATTTCGAACGTGGCGACAAAGAAATGGCTATCAAAACACTAGATGAAGCCTTCAAGCAACTGCCAGTTATGAATGTTCCATATAGTTATTACGAACCTTATTTTGTACAGCTTTATCATATGGCAGAGGCAGATGACAAAGCATTAGCATTAGCAGAAGATATTTCTAGTCGTGCGATGGGGAATCTGAATTTTGTTTATGAACATAATCTAAACCAATTCAATTATAGTGATATAATTCAGCGTAGTAGTATTCAAATGCGTGTTTTGATGTCAGTTTATAGACAACTTGATGCCATGACAACGCAAGAAATTCAGCGTTTGGAAGCCAAAAAGTCAATTATGCAAGATGAACAAAAAGTAATTGTTGATGATGATGGAAATCAAATTCAAGTAGAGTTTTCTGATAGCGACCAAACTCGTTTGGAAAGCCTGAAAAAACGTCGCCAACTATTTACAGATGCAATTCAAAAGTATAGCGCAGCAGGTGGAATGCAGTAA
- a CDS encoding T9SS type A sorting domain-containing protein: MNKKNTYSKLRIVLCLLALGIFTTTGFWLFQELNANTEQVTAYQFDENTNPEKLKGKEKYAYYQYLYNKYNGMSKAEIKKMPKQDRPDLAMLQDYLRTADPRTGEIPENARIKANELTDIRLNALTANQRAIAGVNWIERGPNNVGGRTRAVMFDPNDATNKKVWAGGVGGGLWSTNDITVANPTWVAVDNFWENIAISTIAYDPSNTQTFYVGTGEGFFGGGMQRGAGMWKTTDGGATWNRLVSTSPTTTDDFQYIQKLAVTASGTVLAVCRTDGFNSTDPNSGGVFRSTDGGTSWTKVTLPETSTRGADLEIATDGTIYATTGLFGAQVGSIYKSTSASDGVVWTEVTPAGISGNTRRIEVASAPSNSDILYAVGHDNSNSNIAFFKKSIDAGATWTDVTVPKYLNQNCTVSTTDFTRGQAWYDLILKVNPTDPDHVVVGGIDVHRSTDGGANWTSISYWTGGCGQYVHADIHEFAYRPGSSDEMLVGSDGGIAHTTNLRATTPTFNDKNSGYNVTQFYSTAMHPTATSSYALAGAQDNGTQQFTNAGLGATVQATGGDGGFCYIDQDNPNIQITAFTNNNINVSTNGGTSFGTLGSRSNDGGFINPGDYHDPLDLLYTASTAGGNVARWTVPAGARTNMTVSTVSGTVTHMKASPFSPAGTTTLYVGTSSGQVVRAPDAHTGAAPVGTDIANATMNSQGSVSSVEFGSTENQIVVTYSNYGSQNVWYTNDGGTTWTSKDSGHGLPDMPVRWAMFNPNNTNEVLIATETGVWSTDDITAAPAADFWELTSTGLANTRCDMFQIRDSDKVVAVATHGRGLFTTGAFAAPAASFGVDKEFVYEGSDVIFTDFSFQATSWDWDFGVGATPATSTAQGPHTVTYNTPGVKTITLTINGGGSAALTASRTITVMPNRPAPYALTDGGNFEVNPADFTAENVSGGTAWERGNSAIAGKDGVVSGANAWVTGLTEAVHSSNGHANLYTPNFDFSTAGIYTLSFQTKHAFEDGWDGMIVEFSTDKGTSWSKLGATTTGTSWYNADTDGNTGFGGAGTTFMSGALTNYTTKTLDVSNLAGNADVAFRVVFRSDTNTEEAGAAIDDFTISFTTPVATNLSVSTNTASEAATTAVTVTATAAAAVTGDQTVNLAASGTGITTGDYTLNSSTITILDGQTTGTATFTIVDDVLIEGTETATLTISSPSAGLILGTTTTQDVTITDNDFAPTITLGTINPTTYCAGSTISIPFTQTGTYAAGNTFTAQLSDATGNFTTPTATQVGTTPISLVIPNTLATGAGYKVRVVASDPVTTSNSSADITINTLPTDITTVANPASILSGESSDIEVPLSQVGVSYQLQDLGNNDIGTPVVGTGATITLNTGNLTTTTVFKVVATNTTTTCSRTLSNVTVTIPGSGGSPPVTVGVPTRFVATGVSTSQIDLTWDAVGNATGYLLFEGNTLVSEITSGATTTYEHTGLEADSYHAYRLFALNGSVRSPRASQANDATFPNAPIVVSTTPSCGTGSAGIVLSGSGAVFNVYTTETGGTMVDQTDDNNYETLTISENTTYYISMIGVYGKESQTRTRVDVVVNTPFAATITEGSSVRSCDASATLTANEVAGATYVWLKNGAEITDSNSSSYTVTSSGSYEVRISRETCVTTSSRSRVILNYAPIAEIVNGTLVRFCDNGIIRAKEAANATYSWTLDNVVVGTEQEVSVSESGQYTLTVTEEGCTATDVIDVEVTSLAPVSFTASDSVFCSGDQVTLTADLVNGVTYNWSRDGRVFRSNVGNTVTVSSTGDYSVTVSQNGCTSPASASVSIERLNVETTYLRTTETTLFLEPANESTVITNVVWFFNNEESGLSGETITPTEDGNYSAIVTYSTGCTFQTRTVSFSLPVVVVGEEEEFIKTLRIYPNPSNGTFLIELGEVKDAVAITVVDALGRVVKTDVIPANASSYNLNLARFASGAYTIQLKTDKGVIIKKLMKE; the protein is encoded by the coding sequence ATGAATAAGAAAAATACATACTCAAAACTACGGATTGTGTTGTGTTTGCTTGCGCTTGGTATATTTACTACCACAGGGTTTTGGCTTTTTCAAGAGCTAAATGCAAATACAGAACAAGTTACGGCTTATCAATTCGATGAGAATACGAATCCTGAAAAATTAAAAGGGAAAGAAAAATATGCTTATTACCAATATTTATATAATAAGTATAATGGTATGTCTAAAGCAGAAATAAAAAAGATGCCTAAGCAGGATCGTCCTGACTTAGCTATGCTTCAAGATTATTTGCGTACGGCTGATCCAAGAACAGGAGAAATTCCTGAAAATGCTCGTATAAAAGCAAATGAACTAACAGATATTCGTCTCAATGCACTTACTGCAAACCAAAGAGCTATTGCTGGGGTAAATTGGATAGAGCGTGGACCCAATAATGTAGGTGGACGTACTCGTGCTGTTATGTTTGATCCAAATGATGCTACAAACAAAAAAGTTTGGGCTGGTGGTGTTGGTGGTGGACTTTGGTCGACTAATGACATTACAGTAGCTAATCCAACTTGGGTAGCTGTTGATAATTTTTGGGAAAACATAGCTATCTCTACAATTGCTTATGACCCTTCAAATACACAGACTTTCTATGTAGGTACTGGAGAAGGTTTCTTTGGTGGTGGTATGCAGCGTGGAGCTGGTATGTGGAAAACTACTGATGGTGGAGCTACTTGGAATAGATTAGTAAGCACTTCACCTACTACAACGGATGATTTTCAATATATACAAAAGTTAGCTGTAACTGCTTCAGGAACAGTGTTAGCTGTTTGTCGTACAGATGGATTCAATTCTACTGACCCAAATAGTGGTGGAGTTTTTCGTTCTACTGATGGAGGTACTTCTTGGACAAAAGTAACATTACCTGAGACTTCTACTCGTGGTGCAGACCTAGAAATAGCAACAGACGGAACTATATACGCTACTACTGGTTTATTTGGTGCTCAAGTGGGTTCTATCTATAAATCTACAAGTGCAAGTGATGGTGTAGTTTGGACAGAAGTAACTCCTGCTGGAATTTCTGGTAACACAAGGAGAATAGAAGTAGCATCAGCTCCTTCTAATAGCGATATTTTATATGCTGTTGGACATGATAACTCAAATAGTAATATAGCATTCTTCAAAAAGTCTATTGATGCAGGAGCTACTTGGACAGATGTAACAGTTCCTAAGTATTTGAATCAAAATTGTACAGTAAGCACGACTGATTTTACTCGTGGACAAGCTTGGTATGATTTAATACTTAAAGTTAATCCTACTGACCCAGACCATGTGGTAGTTGGTGGTATTGATGTACACCGTTCTACTGATGGTGGGGCTAACTGGACTTCTATCTCCTATTGGACAGGTGGTTGTGGACAGTATGTTCATGCTGATATTCATGAATTTGCTTATAGACCAGGTAGTTCGGACGAGATGTTAGTAGGTAGTGATGGAGGTATTGCTCATACTACAAATCTTAGAGCTACTACTCCTACTTTTAATGATAAAAACTCTGGATATAATGTAACACAGTTTTATTCTACTGCTATGCATCCAACAGCTACTTCATCTTATGCTTTAGCTGGTGCTCAAGATAATGGTACACAGCAATTTACCAATGCAGGTTTGGGTGCAACTGTTCAAGCTACAGGTGGTGATGGTGGTTTTTGTTATATTGACCAAGATAATCCAAATATTCAAATTACTGCTTTTACTAATAATAATATAAATGTTTCTACGAATGGAGGAACTTCATTTGGGACTTTAGGATCACGCTCTAATGATGGTGGATTTATTAATCCAGGAGATTATCATGACCCATTAGATTTATTATATACAGCTTCTACAGCAGGTGGAAATGTGGCTCGTTGGACAGTTCCTGCAGGAGCTCGTACAAACATGACTGTTTCTACTGTTTCAGGTACTGTAACTCATATGAAGGCTTCTCCTTTTTCTCCAGCAGGTACAACAACTCTTTATGTAGGAACAAGTAGTGGGCAAGTAGTACGTGCGCCTGATGCACATACAGGAGCTGCTCCTGTGGGTACTGACATAGCAAATGCTACGATGAACTCGCAAGGGTCTGTTTCTTCTGTTGAGTTTGGTTCTACAGAAAACCAAATTGTAGTTACTTATTCTAACTATGGTTCTCAGAATGTATGGTACACAAATGATGGAGGAACAACTTGGACAAGTAAAGATAGTGGACACGGTTTACCAGATATGCCAGTACGTTGGGCAATGTTTAATCCAAATAATACAAATGAGGTATTAATTGCAACAGAAACAGGTGTTTGGAGTACGGATGATATTACAGCAGCTCCAGCAGCTGATTTTTGGGAGCTTACAAGCACAGGTCTTGCTAATACTCGTTGTGATATGTTCCAAATTCGTGACTCTGATAAGGTAGTTGCAGTTGCTACACACGGTAGAGGCTTGTTTACAACAGGTGCTTTTGCTGCTCCTGCTGCTAGTTTTGGAGTTGATAAAGAATTTGTATATGAAGGAAGTGATGTCATATTCACAGATTTTTCTTTCCAAGCAACTTCTTGGGATTGGGATTTTGGTGTAGGAGCAACTCCTGCTACATCAACAGCACAAGGGCCTCATACAGTAACATACAATACTCCAGGTGTAAAAACAATCACTCTTACTATTAATGGAGGTGGTAGTGCCGCACTTACAGCTTCAAGAACAATAACTGTTATGCCAAACCGTCCAGCACCTTATGCATTAACAGATGGTGGTAACTTTGAAGTTAATCCAGCAGATTTTACTGCTGAAAATGTTTCTGGGGGTACTGCTTGGGAACGTGGTAATTCTGCTATTGCAGGAAAAGACGGTGTAGTAAGTGGAGCGAATGCTTGGGTTACAGGATTAACTGAAGCAGTTCATTCTAGTAATGGACATGCAAATTTATATACACCTAACTTTGATTTTTCAACAGCAGGTATCTATACATTATCTTTTCAGACTAAACATGCATTTGAAGATGGATGGGACGGAATGATTGTAGAGTTTTCTACTGATAAAGGAACATCATGGTCTAAACTAGGAGCTACTACTACAGGAACTTCTTGGTACAATGCCGATACTGATGGCAATACAGGATTTGGTGGAGCTGGAACAACTTTTATGTCTGGAGCACTTACAAATTATACTACAAAGACACTTGATGTATCTAATTTGGCAGGTAATGCAGATGTAGCATTTAGAGTTGTGTTTAGATCAGATACTAATACAGAGGAAGCAGGTGCTGCAATAGATGATTTTACAATTTCATTTACGACTCCTGTAGCTACAAATCTTTCTGTAAGTACAAATACAGCTTCCGAAGCTGCTACGACTGCTGTTACCGTAACAGCAACTGCTGCTGCTGCCGTAACTGGAGACCAAACAGTAAACTTAGCTGCTAGTGGAACAGGAATCACAACAGGAGATTATACACTTAATAGTTCTACTATTACTATCTTAGATGGTCAAACTACAGGAACAGCTACATTTACAATTGTAGATGATGTTCTTATTGAGGGAACAGAGACAGCAACACTTACTATTTCTTCTCCTTCTGCTGGACTTATACTAGGTACTACAACTACGCAAGATGTTACAATTACAGATAATGATTTTGCTCCTACTATCACATTAGGAACAATTAATCCAACAACATATTGCGCTGGTTCTACTATCAGTATTCCATTTACGCAAACAGGAACATACGCTGCTGGAAACACATTTACAGCGCAATTATCTGATGCGACAGGAAACTTTACTACTCCAACTGCTACACAAGTAGGAACAACTCCAATATCTTTGGTAATTCCGAACACATTAGCAACAGGAGCTGGTTATAAAGTAAGAGTAGTTGCTTCTGACCCTGTTACTACAAGTAACTCATCTGCTGATATTACAATTAATACACTTCCTACTGATATTACAACAGTAGCAAACCCTGCTAGTATATTGAGTGGAGAAAGCAGTGATATTGAAGTACCATTATCTCAAGTAGGTGTAAGTTATCAATTACAAGATTTAGGAAATAATGATATAGGAACTCCAGTAGTAGGAACAGGCGCAACTATTACATTGAATACTGGAAACCTTACAACAACAACTGTTTTTAAAGTTGTAGCGACAAATACAACAACAACTTGTTCTCGTACATTGAGTAATGTAACAGTTACAATACCAGGTTCTGGAGGCTCTCCTCCAGTAACAGTTGGTGTACCTACACGTTTTGTAGCAACTGGCGTTTCTACTTCTCAAATTGATTTGACTTGGGACGCTGTTGGTAATGCTACAGGTTATCTTCTTTTTGAAGGAAACACACTTGTATCTGAAATTACTTCTGGAGCAACTACTACGTATGAGCATACAGGATTAGAAGCTGATAGCTATCACGCTTATAGACTGTTTGCTTTAAATGGTTCTGTTCGTTCTCCAAGAGCTTCTCAAGCAAATGATGCTACTTTCCCTAATGCTCCAATTGTTGTTTCTACAACTCCAAGTTGTGGAACAGGTTCTGCTGGTATTGTGCTTAGTGGAAGTGGTGCAGTATTTAACGTTTATACGACCGAAACAGGTGGAACAATGGTTGACCAGACAGATGATAACAACTATGAAACACTTACTATTTCTGAAAACACAACATATTATATTAGTATGATTGGTGTTTATGGAAAAGAAAGTCAGACACGTACACGAGTAGATGTAGTTGTAAACACGCCATTTGCAGCAACTATTACAGAAGGTTCTTCTGTTCGTAGCTGTGATGCAAGTGCAACTTTGACAGCTAATGAAGTAGCAGGTGCAACTTACGTATGGCTCAAAAACGGAGCTGAAATTACTGATAGTAATTCAAGTTCTTATACAGTTACTAGTAGTGGAAGTTACGAAGTACGTATTTCAAGAGAAACGTGTGTAACTACTTCAAGTAGAAGCCGTGTTATTCTTAACTATGCTCCTATTGCCGAAATAGTAAACGGAACTTTAGTTCGTTTCTGTGATAATGGAATAATTAGAGCTAAAGAAGCTGCTAATGCAACTTATTCTTGGACACTTGATAATGTAGTTGTAGGCACAGAGCAGGAAGTTTCTGTTTCAGAATCTGGACAATACACGCTTACAGTTACAGAAGAAGGTTGTACGGCTACTGATGTTATTGATGTTGAAGTTACTTCTTTAGCACCTGTTTCATTTACAGCTTCTGATTCTGTATTCTGTTCTGGCGACCAAGTAACTCTTACTGCTGATTTAGTAAATGGTGTTACTTATAACTGGAGTAGAGATGGAAGAGTATTCCGTAGTAATGTAGGAAATACAGTTACAGTCAGCTCAACAGGTGATTATAGTGTTACTGTTTCTCAAAACGGTTGTACAAGTCCTGCTTCTGCATCAGTAAGCATTGAGCGTTTGAATGTTGAAACGACTTATCTTCGTACTACAGAAACAACTCTTTTCTTAGAACCAGCAAATGAATCTACAGTAATTACAAATGTAGTTTGGTTCTTTAATAATGAAGAAAGTGGTTTGAGTGGCGAGACAATCACACCAACAGAAGATGGAAATTATTCTGCTATTGTAACCTATTCAACAGGTTGTACTTTCCAAACTCGTACGGTGTCGTTCAGTTTGCCAGTAGTAGTGGTTGGAGAAGAAGAAGAGTTTATCAAAACTTTACGTATCTATCCAAATCCTAGTAATGGAACTTTCTTAATTGAATTGGGCGAAGTAAAAGATGCTGTTGCAATTACAGTAGTTGATGCTCTTGGGCGTGTAGTGAAGACTGACGTTATTCCTGCTAATGCAAGTTCATATAACTTGAATTTGGCAAGATTTGCTTCAGGAGCTTATACTATTCAACTCAAAACAGACAAAGGAGTAATTATTAAAAAATTGATGAAAGAATAA
- a CDS encoding IS4 family transposase, whose translation MAKAKYASSGKVTKLVSVLSSHLKGFHLARVQFIGLFVIAVIKVGLGGLIQIATAFERNVEYSSSLRRIERFLNYYELDFQAITNLIISLEGIEQWENIVLCLDRTNWKVGKEHINILLLSAAHKGVSIPLCWSVLSRTGNSATQQRIDLIEDFLNQFPNLSITALVADREFIGKKWFFYLATKKFDFVMRIKSNFKATRKGKTKSIVAWCRGLSISETYQLDGTFVVNEAEVYLSVSRTQKGYIYLASPVLLDNIFEIYKQRWEIETLFKALKSQGFNLENTKLTEPNKIAKLIALCSIAFVWCYKVGEWKHKKTKIRVCSNGYNEYSFFRYGLIEIKKILNNPMTSETKFDQKIKVLSME comes from the coding sequence ATGGCGAAAGCAAAGTATGCTTCTAGTGGTAAAGTTACAAAATTAGTTAGTGTTTTATCTTCTCATTTAAAAGGGTTTCATTTAGCCCGAGTTCAATTTATAGGTCTTTTTGTAATAGCTGTTATAAAGGTAGGTCTAGGAGGTTTAATTCAAATTGCAACTGCGTTTGAAAGGAATGTAGAATACAGTTCTTCTTTACGTCGTATAGAACGCTTTTTAAATTATTATGAGCTTGATTTTCAAGCAATTACTAATTTGATTATTTCCTTAGAAGGCATTGAACAATGGGAAAATATCGTACTGTGTTTGGATAGAACGAATTGGAAAGTTGGAAAAGAGCATATTAATATTTTGCTTCTCTCAGCAGCTCATAAAGGGGTATCTATTCCTCTTTGTTGGTCTGTACTTTCGAGGACAGGAAATTCAGCTACTCAACAACGAATTGATTTGATAGAAGATTTCTTAAATCAATTTCCTAATTTATCTATTACTGCTCTTGTAGCAGATAGAGAGTTTATAGGTAAAAAATGGTTTTTCTATTTAGCTACAAAAAAATTTGATTTTGTAATGCGTATAAAATCTAACTTTAAAGCTACTAGAAAAGGGAAAACAAAGTCTATTGTAGCATGGTGTAGAGGGCTTTCGATTTCAGAAACCTATCAACTAGATGGAACATTTGTAGTCAATGAAGCAGAGGTATATTTATCTGTAAGTCGAACACAAAAAGGATATATTTATTTAGCATCACCTGTTTTATTGGATAATATTTTTGAAATTTATAAACAACGTTGGGAAATCGAAACGTTGTTTAAAGCACTAAAATCACAAGGTTTTAACTTAGAAAATACAAAATTAACAGAACCAAATAAAATAGCTAAATTAATTGCTTTGTGTTCCATTGCCTTTGTTTGGTGTTACAAAGTAGGAGAATGGAAACATAAAAAAACAAAAATAAGAGTCTGTTCAAATGGATATAATGAATACTCTTTTTTCAGATATGGATTAATAGAAATTAAAAAAATACTCAATAATCCAATGACTAGTGAAACTAAATTTGATCAAAAAATTAAAGTTTTGTCAATGGAGTAA
- a CDS encoding DUF72 domain-containing protein, whose translation MEFGKLQDIKNVDFTLPDDHLETEAFLSKLEPTPKPIIRVAAPVWGTPEWKGIWYPQKAKPSDFLYHYSRQFDSIELNVTHYQIPPVERVLKWKEMTPKGFLFCPKIYKGISHHKQLVECEELTAVFCDRVALFGDRLGVCFLQLPPHFSPQKAQILINYLENFPAETRLAIEFRHKDWFSYPNDETREAVREVFAIMRRYGFIALMTDVAGRRDVMHMRLTSDTMVLRLVGNALDRTDYERMEDWIEKVDKWIKSGLKEFDFWLHQPDNIKTAEMAVFLIDKLKEKGYTNINPPKEIKEEPKNDMPSLF comes from the coding sequence ATGGAGTTTGGTAAATTACAAGATATAAAAAATGTAGATTTTACGCTACCCGATGACCACCTAGAAACAGAAGCATTTTTATCGAAATTAGAACCTACACCAAAACCTATAATTCGTGTAGCAGCCCCAGTTTGGGGAACACCAGAATGGAAAGGGATTTGGTATCCACAAAAAGCAAAACCTTCTGATTTTTTATATCATTATTCACGTCAATTTGATTCTATTGAGCTGAATGTAACGCATTATCAAATTCCACCAGTAGAACGAGTTTTGAAATGGAAAGAAATGACTCCTAAAGGATTTTTATTTTGTCCAAAAATTTATAAAGGAATTAGTCATCATAAGCAACTTGTGGAGTGTGAAGAACTGACGGCTGTTTTTTGCGATAGAGTAGCTCTTTTTGGAGATAGATTAGGTGTTTGTTTTTTGCAGCTTCCACCCCATTTTTCGCCACAGAAAGCACAGATTTTAATTAATTATTTGGAAAATTTCCCTGCTGAAACTCGCCTTGCCATAGAGTTTCGTCATAAAGATTGGTTCAGTTATCCCAATGATGAAACAAGAGAAGCCGTAAGAGAAGTTTTTGCTATTATGCGTCGTTATGGTTTTATTGCTCTTATGACAGATGTTGCTGGAAGGCGTGATGTAATGCACATGCGACTGACTTCTGATACAATGGTTTTGCGCCTTGTGGGAAATGCTTTAGATAGAACCGATTATGAGCGAATGGAAGACTGGATAGAAAAAGTGGATAAATGGATTAAAAGTGGACTAAAAGAATTTGACTTTTGGCTGCACCAACCAGATAATATCAAAACGGCAGAAATGGCTGTTTTTCTTATAGACAAATTGAAAGAAAAAGGATATACAAATATAAATCCACCAAAGGAAATTAAAGAAGAACCTAAGAATGATATGCCTTCGCTATTTTAA